The proteins below come from a single Dryobates pubescens isolate bDryPub1 chromosome 43, bDryPub1.pri, whole genome shotgun sequence genomic window:
- the LOC128899290 gene encoding olfactory receptor 14J1-like produces the protein MANSSSIAYFLLLPFTGTEQLQLLHFCLFLAIYLAALLGNGLIITTIAWDHHLHTPMYFFLLNLALLDLGCISTTVPKSMSNSLRDTSDISYAGCAAQILFFLFFISAEFSLLTTMSYDRYVAICRPLHYETLLGSRVCLHLAAAIWTCGFLYGLLHTANTFSLPLCQGNALEQFFCEVPQILKLSCSTSYLREIWLIVASACLFFVCFVFIVVSYVQIFRAVLRIPSQQGRHKAFATCLPHLAVVSLFITTAIFAYLKPSSISSPSLDLVVSVLYSVVPPAVNPLIYSLRNQELKDALRQMITGCFQKQ, from the coding sequence atggccaacagcagctccatcgcgtatttcctccttctgccattcacaggcacagagcagctgcagctcctgcacttctgcctcttcctggccatctacctggctgccctgctgggcaatggcctcatcatcaccaccatagcctgggaccaccacctccacacccccatgtacttcttcctcctcaacctcgccCTGCTTGATCTGGGCTGCATATCTACCACCGTTCCCAAGTCCATGTCCAactccctgagggacaccagtgacatctcctatgcaggatgtgctgcacaaatactttttttcctatttttcatttcagcagagttttctctcctcaccaccatgtcctacgatcgctacgttgccatctgcagacccctgcactatgagaccctcctgggcagcagagtttgtctccacctggcagcagctatCTGGAcctgtggctttctctatggactgctgcacacagccaatacattttccctgcccctctgccagggcaatgctctggagcagttcttctgtgaagtgccccagatcctcaagctctcctgctccacatcctacctcagggaaatCTGGCTTATTGTGGCCAGTGCCTGTTTattctttgtgtgttttgtgttcattgtggtgtcctatgtgcagatcttcagggcagtgctgaggatcccctctcagcagggacgccacaaagcctttgccacctgcctccctcacctggctgtggtctccctgtttatCACCACTGCCATCTTTGCCTACCTGAaaccctcctccatctcctccccatccctggacctggtggtgtcagttctgtactcagtggtgcctccagcagtgaaccctctcatctacagcctgaggaaccaggagctcaaggatgCCCTGAGACAAATGAtcactggatgctttcagaagcaataa
- the LOC128899317 gene encoding olfactory receptor 14A16-like, whose protein sequence is MSYDRYVAICRPLHYETLLGSRVCVHLAAAVWGCGCLYALLHTANTFSLPFCQGNAVDQFFCEIPQILKLSCSTSYLRELWVILVGSCLVFVCFVLIVVSYVQIFRAVLRIPSQQGRHKAFATCLPHLAVVSLFVSTVIFAYLKPSSISSPSLDLVVSVLYSVVPPAVNPLIYSLKNQELKVYKESA, encoded by the exons atgtcctacgatcgctatgttgccatctgcagacccctgcactatgagaccctcctgggcagcagagtttgtgtccacctggcagcagctgtctggggctgtggctgtctctatgctctgctgcacacagccaatacattttccctgcccttctgccagggcaatgctgtggaccagttcttctgtgaaatcccccagattctcaagctctcctgctccacatcctacctcagagAACTTTGGGTAATTTTGGTCGGTTCCTGTTTagtgtttgtctgttttgtgttgattgtggtgtcctatgtgcagatcttcagggcagtgctgaggatcccctctcagcagggacgccacaaagcctttgccacctgcctgcctcacctggctgtggtctccctgtttgtCAGCACTGTAatctttgcctacctgaagccctcctccatctcctccccatccctggacctggtggtgtctgttctgtactcagtggtgcctccagcagtgaaccctctcatctacagcctgaagaaccaggagctgaaggtt TACAAAGAGTCTGCCTAG
- the LOC128899316 gene encoding olfactory receptor 14J1-like has product MSYDRYVAICRPLHYETLLGSRVCLHLAAAAWGCGFLYPLLHTANTFSMPLCQSIALEQFFCEIPQILKLSCSTSYLRELGLLVASACLFFVCFVLIMVSYVQIFRAVLRIPSQQGRHKAFATCLPHLAVVSLFLSTVILAYLKPSSVSFPSLDLVLAVLYSVVPPAVNPLIYSLRNQELKDALRKMTTGCLQKQ; this is encoded by the coding sequence atgtcctatgATCGttatgttgccatctgcagacccctgcactatgagaccctcctgggcagcagagtttgtctccacctggcagcagctgcctggggctgtggctttctctatcctctgctccacacagccaatacattttccatgcccctctgccaaagcattGCTCTagagcagttcttctgtgaaatcccccagatcctcaagctctcctgctccacatcctacctcagggaacttgggcttcttgtggccagtgcttgtttattctttgtttgttttgtgttgattatggtgtcctatgtgcagatcttcagggcagtgctgaggatcccctctcagcagggacgccacaaagcctttgccacctgcctccctcacctggctgtggtctccctgtttctcagcaCTGTAATCCTTGCCTACTTGAAGCCCTCTTCTGTCTCATTCCCATCTCTGGATCTGGTGCTtgcagttctgtactcagtggtgcctccagcagtgaaccctctcatctacagcctcaggaaccaggagctcaaggatgCCCTGAGGAAAATGACCACGGGATgccttcagaagcaataa